The Chanos chanos chromosome 16, fChaCha1.1, whole genome shotgun sequence genome has a window encoding:
- the LOC115829781 gene encoding zona pellucida sperm-binding protein 3-like: MGFKFGVSGLLVLFALSLNEAQHASWQKPVQQEAPAFQMPIQKPVQEPVDFQSKQVLQGPVKELAWSFPEAPVEAEKPEVAFELKTPLPANTVAVQCGENMVRVEVKKDLFGINQHIQPSALTLGGCAAAEEDAADEVLIFESELQACGSVLTMTEEELIYSFNLVYAPEPLAGTPVVRTGGAVVGIECHYLRKHDVSSDALRPTWIPYTDSKIAEELLIFSLQLMTDDWQFERPSNQYFLGDFIHIQASVIQYMHVPLRVFVDSCVATTVPDVNAVPRYPFIDNHGCMVDAKITGSDSRFLPRAQPDKLQFQLEAFRFQEGDGSIYITCFLRARSASTITCPVHKACSFSPNGWITADENNGACDCCETSCASRKGRDAPLDAGIQWEGETSLHLVVKENPFEPEA, encoded by the exons ATGGGATTCAAATTTGGTGTTAGTGGCCTTTTGGTGCTTTTTGCCCTTAGCTTGAATGAGGCACAGCATGCATCTTGGCA GAAGCCTGTTCAGCAGGAAGCTCCTGCATTTCAGATGCCAATACAGAAACCTGTGCAAGAGCCAGTGGATTTTCAGTCCAAGCAAGTGCTGCAGGGTCCCGTTAAGGAGCTGGCTTGGAGCTTTCCAGAAGCTCCAGTGGAAGCAGAGAAGCCAGAGGTGGCATTTGAATTGAAAACGCCTCTTCCTGCTAACACTGTTGCGGTTCAGTGTGGTGAGAACATGGTGCGGGTGGAGGTGAAGAAGGACCTCTTTGGCATCAACCAACACATCCAGCCATCGGCTCTCACCTTGGGAGGTTGTGCTGCCGCTGAGGAAGATGCAGCAGATGAGGTCCTGATCTTTGAATCCGAACTACAGGCGTGTGGCAGTGTACTAACG ATGACTGAGGAAGAGCTCATCTACAGCTTCAACCTTGTCTATGCGCCAGAGCCTCTTGCTGGCACTCCAGTTGTTAGGACAGGTGGCGCTGTGGTTGGTATCGAGTGCCACTATTTAAG GAAACATGATGTAAGCAGTGATGCCCTGAGACCCACTTGGATCCCTTATACTGACTCCAAGATCGCAGAGGAACTCCTTATTTTCTCCCTTCAGCTCATGACCG ATGACTGGCAATTTGAGAGACCTTCCAACCAGTACTTCCTGGGTGACTTCATCCATATTCAAGCATCTGTGATTCAGTACATGCACGTGCccctgcgtgtgtttgtggacagctGTGTGGCTACCACGGTCCCAGATGTGAATGCTGTCCCCCGTTATCCTTTCATTGACAACCATGG GTGTATGGTTGATGCCAAGATTACAGGCTCAGACTCCCGCTTCCTGCCCCGGGCCCAGCCTGACAAGCTCCAGTTTCAGTTGGAGGCTTTCAGGTTCCAGGAAGGCGATGGCTCT ATCTACATCACATGCTTTTTGAGGGCTAGATCAGCTTCGACTATTACTTGTCCAGTGCACAAGGCTTGTTCCTTCTCTCCCAATGG GTGGATCACTGCAGATGAAAATAATGGGGCATGTGACTGCTGTGAAACAAGCTGTGCCTCCAGGAAGGGGAGAGATGCACCGCTGGACGCAG GTATCCAATGGGAAGGTGAAACGTCCCTCCATCTCGTTGTCAAGGAGAATCCATTCGAACCTGAAgcataa
- the nudt9 gene encoding ADP-ribose pyrophosphatase, mitochondrial, with protein MINRINNLVKSVHIALTLIGLPYPVCSLETCKAISSSARSLCATSSTIMPSLLHVKARCPLYPGSDTRRFPVPDDKVKWETEWPEYSPVNYTAPIVLKRPVWADPDIGSFTPRFNSLDGSVDRRSHVGEYRVKNGRPLNPQGRTGVIGQGLLGRWGPNHAADPIVTRWKRDSAGRRVIHATSKLPLLQFVSIKRKDCGEWAIPGGMVDPGELVSLTLQREFSEEALNSLEASPQEKEKILERITKLFNSSGLQVYKGYVDDPRNTDNSWMETVAVNFHDETGNSVSELPLQAGDDAGQVSWIDVDSAQPLYASHSHFLEVVVKTRHAHW; from the exons ATGATAAATAGGATCAACAACTTGGTTAAATCTGTTCATATTGCTCTTACTCTCATAGGGCTGCCGTATCCAGTTTGTTCTCTAGAAACGTG TAAGGCCATCAGCTCCAGTGCTCGAAGTCTCTGTGCTACCAGTTCTACCATCATGCCTTCTTTACTGCACGTTAAGGCCAGATGTCCACTGTACCCAGGATCAGACACACGTCGTTTTCCAGTCCCGGATGATAAGGTGAAATGGGAGACAGAATGGCCTGAGTACAGCCCTGTGAATTACACAGCACCCATAGTTCTGAAAAGACCTGTCTGGGCCGACCCTGATATTGG TTCATTTACTCCTAGGTTTAACTCACTGGATGGGTCTGTGGATAGAAGGAGCCATGTGGGCGAATACCGTGTTAAAAATGGAAGACCACT cAACCCACAGGGTAGAACTGGCGTAATCGGACAAGGGCTACTCGGAAGGTGGGGCCCTAATCATGCTGCAGACCCTATTGTAACCAG GTGGAAGAGGGACTCAGCGGGACGACGTGTGATTCACGCCACTTCTAAGCTCCCTTTGCTGCAGTTCGTGTCGATCAAGAGGAAAGACTGCGGCGAATGGGCCATTCCAGGG GGAATGGTGGATCCTGGTGAGCTAGTGTCCCTGACACTGCAGCGTGAGTTTTCAGAGGAGGCCCTGAATAGCCTTGAAGCGTCCCctcaggaaaaggaaaagatcCTCGAGCGTATCACTAAACTTTTCAACTCATCTGGTCTGCAG gtatATAAAGGCTATGTTGATGATCCGAGAAACACAGACAACTCCTGGATGGAAACAGTTGCTGTTAACTTccatgatgagacag GTAACAGCGTGAGTGAGCTGCCATTGCAAGCAGGTGATGATGCGGGTCAAGTAAGTTGGATTGATGTTGACTCTGCACAGCCCTTGTATGCAAGTCATTCCCATTTTCTGGAGGTTGTAGTCAAGACAAGACATGCCCACTGGTAA
- the LOC115829512 gene encoding zona pellucida sperm-binding protein 3-like, which produces MGFKFGVSGLLVLFALSLNEAQHASWQNPTWQQTPEKFSNQEPAQTPQEPEHGKPVQQEAPAFQMPIQKPAQEPVDFQSKQVLQGPVKELAWSFPEAPVEPEEPMGPFDLKTPLPANTVAVQCGENMVRVEVKKDFFGINQHIQPSALTLGGCAAAGEDAAAEALIFESELQACGSVLTMTEDGLIYSFTLVYAPELLAGTPVVRTGDAVVGIECHYLRKHDVSSDALRPTWIPYTDSKIAEELLIFSLQLMTDDWQFERPSNQYFLGDFIHIQASVMQYMHVPLRVFVDSCVATAVPDVNAVPSYTFIDNHGCMVDAKITGSDSRFLPRVQDDELQFQLEAFRFQQDSGLIYITCFLKATAASSPTDAEHKACSFSPNGWTAADRDDQVCGCCDSGCGFRKGRDLNADTALKLEGQASVSLFVRENPLD; this is translated from the exons ATGGGATTCAAATTTGGTGTTAGTGGCCTTTTGGTGCTTTTTGCCCTTAGCTTGAATGAGGCACAGCATGCATCTTGGCAAAATCCAACATGGCAGCAAACACCTGAGAAGTTCAGCAATCAAGAGCCAGCACAAACTCCTCAGGAGCCTGAACATGGGAAGCCTGTTCAGCAGGAAGCTCCTGCATTTCAGATGCCAATACAGAAACCTGCACAAGAGCCAGTGGATTTTCAGTCCAAGCAAGTGCTGCAGGGTCCCGTTAAGGAGTTGGCTTGGAGCTTTCCAGAAGCTCCAGTGGAACCAGAGGAGCCAATGGGGCCATTTGATTTGAAAACACCTCTTCCTGCTAACACCGTTGCGGTTCAGTGCGGTGAGAACATGGTGCGGGTGGAGGTGAAGAAGGACTTCTTTGGCATCAACCAACACATCCAGCCATCGGCCCTCACCCTGGGAGGTTGTGCTGCTGCTGGGGAGGATGCAGCAGCTGAGGCCCTGATCTTTGAATCCGAACTACAGGCGTGTGGCAGTGTACTAACG ATGACTGAGGATGGGCTCATCTACTCCTTCACCCTTGTCTATGCACCAGAGCTTCTTGCTGGCACTCCAGTTGTTAGGACAGGTGATGCTGTGGTTGGTATCGAGTGCCACTATTTAAG GAAACATGATGTAAGCAGTGATGCCCTGAGACCCACTTGGATCCCTTATACTGACTCCAAGATCGCAGAGGAACTCCTTATTTTCTCCCTTCAGCTCATGACTG ATGACTGGCAATTTGAGAGACCTTCCAACCAGTACTTCCTGGGTGACTTCATCCATATTCAAGCATCTGTAATGCAGTACATGCACGTGCccctgcgtgtgtttgtggacagctGCGTGGCTACCGCGGTCCCAGATGTGAACGCCGTTCCGAGTTATACCTTCATTGACAACCATGG GTGTATGGTCGACGCCAAGATTACAGGCTCGGACTCCCGCTTCCTGCCCCGGGTCCAGGACGATGAGCTCCAGTTTCAGTTGGAGGCTTTCAGGTTCCAGCAGGACAGTGGCTTG ATCTACATTACGTGCTTCTTGAAGGCTACAGCAGCTTCATCTCCCACTGATGCAGAGCACAAGGCTTGTTCCTTCTCTCCCAACGG ATGGACCGCCGCGGATAGAGATGACCAGGTGTGTGGCTGCTGTGACTCTGGCTGTGGCTTCAGGAAGGGAAGAGATCTTAACGCAGATACAG ctctgAAATTGGAAGGCCAAGCTTCTGTCAGTCTCTTTGTCAGGGAGAATCCATTGGATTAG